Proteins encoded within one genomic window of Drosophila willistoni isolate 14030-0811.24 chromosome XL unlocalized genomic scaffold, UCI_dwil_1.1 Seg141, whole genome shotgun sequence:
- the LOC6641294 gene encoding phospholipid-transporting ATPase ABCA3: MAKVSNWDKFVLLLWKNWTLQWNHKWQLVIELLLPAVFSLLLVLVRTLVVAEPMPIKTYTELNITTLQLFKDSMQNSRRMHALVALLMSKKKMSESKYQTGSSPNFWLYYSPQNDILDSLVNETVHTLDMGGYTGSANAAQLQSDVVNKNAFAGIQFDDSLANLNELPDKLDFALRFPSESRTTSLNIGLTWLTMRLFPIIDLTGPRNENATDGGIPVGYLREGFLPIQHALTMAYLRRRAPDYTLPEVVMQRYPYPEYIYDPLLEGLASIMSLIILLSFIYPCTYITKYITSEKEKQLKEVMKIMGLSNWLHWTAWFVKSFIMLTISAILIAILMKIRWSDDVAVLTHSSFTALVLFLLVYVITSICFCFMMATFFSKASTAAAVTGLIWFIAYIPFSFTINTYDDLTLGTKLGWSLVSNTAMGFGVKLILGFEGTGEGLQWGNLFTPVSVDDTLTVGMVMVMMIVSCFIYMTICLYVEQIFPGEFGVPRKWNFPFSRKFWCGESDYIGVEDMPANGDMQRDPNAFETEPEGKHIGLQMRHLKKRFGDKTVVKGLSMNMFEDEITVLLGHNGAGKTTTISMLTGMFPPTAGTAIINGSDIRTNIDGARMSLGICPQHNVLFDEMSVSNHIRFFSRLKGLHGKEVENEVAKYLKMIELEDKANVASSKLSGGMKRKLSVCCALCGDTKVVLCDEPSSGMDPSARRQLWDLLQQEKIGRTLLLTTHFMDEADVLGDRIAIMCDGELKCHGTSFFLKKQYGSGYRLICVKRDNCQTSEVTALLNEFIPGLQPESDLGAELSYQLPDMYSNKFEQMFGQLEERSQELHLNGYGVGITSMEEVFMKVGAEKGSDGKLKDQHAIMNGGTGYADEDNESMQSDGIFSENRRLLQGMQLFKNQWQAMILKKALYTWRNKLLLLIQNIMPIFFVSMTIIITRNQGTFQELKPITMSLTQYPVAVSVMERAPDVVNNSQGWLISNEYEKIVNSYGSDYGYESTGAKNFTEYILDLGKTIQVRINSRYLAAASIGENKIVAWLNNQPLHTAPLTVNLVHNAIAHALIGPECSISITNAPLPYTTSTVLNQLNTGNNLGTQLATNLCFCMCFVSAIYILFLIKERESRSKLLQFVGGVKVWTYWLSQLLWDFATYAFTALVVVLTILCFQEEGFTRFAELGRYFLLLLIFGCSVLPFTYLISLFFREPATGFARISIINIFAGMALFIVVVVMSFDFFDTKDTANLLGWIFRIFPHFSLAMGLNKVYMNVATRNACEKVGALPPILLCELIPKCCNLKPYFDWEEPGVLPETIYMAATAVIFFLIIILREFGLFNELIYMVRKHAIKSPPPPEDGYFDEDVEIERQRILNMQSTDLIQKNLVLDRVTKYYGKFLAVNQVSLCVEEVECFGLLGVNGAGKTTTFKMMTGDERISFGSAYVQGLSLESDMNSIYKKIGYCPQFDALLDDLTGRETLRIFSLLRGVQPSRINQLSEDLAKSFGFMKHIDKETRAYSGGNKRKLSTAIAVIGSPSVIYLDEPTTGMDPAARRQLWNMVCRIRDSGKSIVLTSHSMEECEALCTRLAIMVNGEFKCIGSTQHLKNKFSKGLILKIKVRRNIEALRQARKSSSYSRHTDEPTIPVQLAQQSINTVKEFVESEFPQSVLQEEYQGILTFYIPLTGIKWSQIFGLMERKRDELNIEDYSISQTTLEEIFLEFAKYQREDPRSVKKPKVRKLCACLDDY; the protein is encoded by the exons ATGGCTAAAGTTAGCAATTGGGATAAATTTGTACTTTTACTATGGAAAAACTGGACCCTACAATGGAATCACAAATGGCAACTTGTCATCGAATTGCTGCTTCCGGCCGTATTCTCATTGCTATTGGTTCTGGTACGGACTCTGGTCGTGGCCGAGCCAATGCCAATAAAAACCTACACCGAATTGAATATAACCACTTTGCAGTTGTTCAA AGATTCAATGCAAAATTCGCGTCGCATGCACGCGCTCGTAGCGCTGCTAATGTCCAAGAAGAAAATGAG tGAAAGCAAATATCAAACCGGAAGCTCACCAAACTTTTGGCTATATTATTCACCACAAAATGACATTCTGGATAGTTTGGTCAATGAGACGGTACACACTCTGGACATGGGTGGCTATACGGGCTCAGCGAATGCAGCTCAATTGCAAAGTGATGTGGTTAATAAGAATGCATTTGCTGGCATTCAGTTTGATGATTCGTTGgctaatttaaatgaattgcCCGATAAACTTGATTTCGCTTTGCGTTTTCCATCCGAATCGCGGACAACATCGCTGAACATTGGTCTCACCTGGCTGACAATGCGTCTATTTCCCATTATCGATTTAACTGGGCCACGTAATGAGAATGCCACTGATGGTGGCATACCAGTTGGTTATCTACGCGAAGGATTTCTACCCATTCAACATGCCCTGACCATGGCGTATCTCCGCCGAAGAGCACCCGATTATACATTACCCGAAGTGGTTATGCAACGTTATCCCTATCCCGAATATATCTATGATCCATTACTTGAGGGCTTGGCATCGATAATGTCATTAATTATATTGCTAAGTTTCATCTATCCATGCACTTACATTACCAAG TACATTACATCGGAGAAGGAGAAACAACTGAAGGAGGTGATGAAAATAATGGGTCTCTCGAATTGGTTGCATTGGACAGCTTGGTTTGTCAAGTCATTCATTATGCTAACAATATCGGCGATATTGATAGCCATATTAATGAAAATCCGTTGGTCCGATGATGTTGCCGTCCTAACACACTCAAGTTTTACGGccttagttttgtttttgctggtCTATGTGATAACAAGTATTTGCTTCTGCTTCATGATGGCCACATTCTTTTCGAAAGCGAGCACAGCGGCCGCCGTGACGGGTCTAATCTGGTTTATTGCCTATATACCATTCTCATTCACGATAAACACGTACGATGATCTAACATTGGGTACCAAACTGGGCTGGAGTCTGGTATCGAACACGGCAATGGGTTTCGGTGTCAAATTGATACTCGGCTTTGAGGGCACCGGCGAAGGATTGCAATGGGGTAATTTGTTTACCCCCGTTTCTGTGGATGATACCCTTACCGTGGGCATGGTTATGGTTATGATGATTGTGTCGTGTTTCATTTACATGACCATCTGTTTGTATGTGGAGCAAATATTTCCTGGAGAATTTGGTGTGCCACGGAAATGGAATTTCCCGTTTAGCCGAAAGTTTTGGTGTGGCGAAAGTGATTATATCGGGGTCGAGGATATGCCAGCCAATGGAGATATGCAGCGCGATCCCAATGCATTTGAGACTGAACCCGAGGGCAAGCATATTGGTTTACAGATGCGTCACTTAAAGAAGAGATTCGGCGACAAAACGGTTGTCAAGGGACTCTCGATGAATATGTTTGAGGACGAGATCACCGTTCTGCTGGGCCACAATGGAGCCGGTAAGACGACAACCATTTCCATGCTAACTGGCATGTTCCCACCCACAGCCGGCACGGCCATTATCAATGGCAGCGATATACGCACCAATATCGATGGGGCACGCATGTCCCTGGGCATTTGTCCGCAACACAATGTCCTCTTCGACGAGATGAGTGTGTCGAATCATATACGTTTCTTTAGTCGACTGAAGGGTTTGCATGGCAAAGAAGTTGAAAACGAAGTGGCCAAATATTTGAAGATGATCGAACTCGAGGACAAGGCAAATGTGGCCTCATCCAAACTATCGGGTGGCATGAAACGTAAACTCTCCGTCTGCTGTGCCCTCTGCGGTGATACAAAGGTGGTGCTATGTGATGAGCCCAGTTCCGGCATGGATCCATCGGCCCGACGACAATTATGGGATCTATTGCAACAGGAGAAAATAGGTCGCACTTTGCTGCTAACCACTCACTTCATGGATGAGGCTGATGTCCTGGGCGATCGTATTGCCATTATGTGTGATGGTGAACTCAAATGTCATGGAACCTCGTTCTTTTTGAAGAAACAATACGGTTCAGGCTATCGTCTG ATTTGTGTGAAGCGCGATAATTGCCAAACCTCTGAAGTGACAGCGTTGCTCAATGAGTTTATACCCGGCCTGCAGCCTGAGAGTGATTTGGGTGCCGAATTATCGTATCAATTGCCCGATATgtattcaaataaatttgaacAAATGTTCGGTCAGCTTGAGGAGCGTTCGCAGGAGTTGCATTTGAATGGCTATGGTGTGGGCATAACATCCATGGAGGAGGTTTTCATGAAGGTTGGCGCCGAAAAGGGCAGCGATGGCAAACTAAAGGATCAACATGCCATTATGAATGGCGGCACCGGCTATGCCGATGAGGACAATGAATCCATGCAAT CTGATGGCATCTTCTCGGAGAATCGTCGTTTACTGCAGGGCatgcaattatttaaaaaccaatGGCAGGCCATGATACTGAAGAAGGCTCTCTACACATGGCGTAATAAGTTGCTACTATTGATACAAAACATAATGCCAATATTCTTTGTATCGATGACTATTATAATTACACGTAATCAGGGCACATTTCAAGAGCTAAAACCGATTACAATGAGTCTAACGCAATATCCTGTCGCCGTATCGGTAATGGAACGTGCCCCGGATGTAGTTAATAACTCTCAAGGCTGGCTTATATCCAATGAATATGAGAAAATTGTTAATTCCTATGGCAGTGATTATGGCTATGAATCGACGGGAGCGAAAAATTTCACCGAATACATCTTGGACCTGGGCAAGACCATACAAGTGCGCATCAATTCACGTTATTTGGCCGCAGCCAGCATTGGAGAGAATAAAATAGTGGCCTGGTTGAACAATCAGCCATTGCATACGGCTCCATTGACAGTGAATTTGGTTCATAATGCCATAGCCCATGCCCTGATCGGGCCGGAGTGCAGCATTAGTATAACGAATGCCCCATTGCCATATACGACCAGCACGGTGTTGAATCAATTGAATACGGGCAACAATCTGGGCACACAATTGGCCACAAATCTCTGCTTCTGCATGTGTTTCGTTAGtgccatatatatattatttttgatcAAAGAACGCGAATCGAGATCAAAACTATTGCAATTTGTGGGCGGCGTTAAGGTCTGGACGTATTGGCTATCGCAATTGCTATGGGATTTTGCCACCTACGCATTCACAGCTTTGGTTGTTGTTCTCACCATATTGTGTTTCCAAGAGGAGGGCTTTACCCGCTTTGCCGAACTTGGCAGATATTTCCTACTACTATTAATCTTTGGTTGCTCTGTGCTTCCCTTTACCTATCTTATATCATTATTTTTCCGTGAACCTGCAACTGGATTTGCCCGTATATCGATTATCAATATATTTGCTGGCATGGCTTTGTTCATAGTGGTTGTTGTCATGTCATTTGATTTCTTTGATACCAAAGATACGGCCAATCTATTGGGCTGGATTTTCCGCATATTTCCACATTTCTCTTTGGCCATGGGTCTCAATAAGGTCTACATGAATGTGGCAACACGAAATGCCTGCGAAAAGGTCGGCGCCCTACCACCCATTCTTCTATGCGAATTGATACCCAAATGCTGCA ATCTCAAACCATATTTCGACTGGGAGGAGCCGGGTGTGCTGCCGGAAACGATTTATATGGCCGCTACGGCAGTTATATTCTTCCTGATTATTATTCTAAGAGAATTTGGCCTGTTCAATGAGCTTATCTATATGGTTAGAAAGCATGCCAT CAAATCACCTCCACCACCAGAGGATGGCTATTTCGATGAGGATGTGGAGATTGAACGTCAACGTATACTTAATATGCAATCCACCGATTTGATACAAAAGAATTTAGTTTTGGATCGTGTTACCAAATACTATGGTAAATTTTTAGCTGTCAATCAGGTCTCGCTATGTGTGGAGGA AGTTGAATGCTTTGGCTTGCTGGGCGTGAATGGAGCTGGTAAAACGACCACTTTCAAAATGATGACTGGCGATGAGCGCATCAGTTTTGGTTCAGCCTATGTTCAGGGCCTTAGCTTGGAGTCCGACATGAATAGTATCTATAAGAAAATCGGCTATTGTCCACAATTCGATGCTCTGCTCGATGATCTCACCGGGCGCGAAACATTGCGTATCTTTAGCTTATTGCGCGGTGTTCAGCCATCGCGTATAAACCAATTGTCTGAGGATTTGGCCAAATCATTTGGCTTTATGAAACACATTGATAAAGAGACGCGTGCGTATAGCGGTGGCAATAAGCGTAAATTGAGCACAGCCATCGCTGTGATTGGTAGTCCATCGGTTATCTATTTGGATGAGCCAACAACGGGCATGGATCCGGCGGCTAGACGTCAACTCTGGAATATGGTTTGTCGCATACGCGACTCGGGTAAATCTATTGTATTAACCTCTCACAGCATGGAGGAATGTGAGGCATTGTGTACCCGATTGGCCATTATGGTTAATGGTGAATTCAAATGCATTGGCTCGACGCAGCATTTAAAGAACAAATTCTCCAAGGGTCTAATACTTAAGATTAAAGTACGACGCAATATCGAAGCATTGAGGCAGGCACGAAAGAGTAGCAGCTATTCGAGGCATACCGATGAGCCAACGATTCCGGTGCAGTTGGCTCAGCAGAGTATCAATACGGTTAAGGAGTTTGTCGAGTCTGAATTCCCTCAGTCTGTATTGCA GGAGGAATACCAGGGTATTCTTACATTTTACATTCCATTGACTGGCATTAAATGGTCACAGATATTTGGTCTAATGGAACGCAAACGTGATGAATTGAATATTGAGGATTATTCAATAAGCCAGACGACGCTAGAAGAGATATTCCTTGAGTTTGCCAAATATCAACGCGAGGATCCGCGTTCCGTTAA GAAACCCAAAGTAAGAAAACTTTGCGCATGCCTTGACGATTATTGA
- the LOC6641295 gene encoding ubiquitin-conjugating enzyme E2 R2-like — translation MFGPPLSLYEGAYLEAILRFPNEYPYAPPTFQFSDQVYHPNVDINGFVCISILHPPSDGVSLSGELPSERWSPVQNARSILLSIVSLLDDPNELCPANTEAADTYRRWRDPKIMDMTYPNKVRQLAIESNAKALRMGIIVPTKLEDYCLKAPIEPELNDVLNDTLFNDYDEDDSSNEDEYSDDDYAEDGDGYNDSNGDGDGEEGDDDNDGDGDGDGEEGDAEEEDNEEDDEDDDTSIDIDDHESDTNDS, via the coding sequence ATGTTTGGACCACCATTATCGCTATATGAAGGCGCCTATCTTGAGGCCATTTTACGCTTTCCAAATGAGTATCCATACGCTCCACCAACATTTCAGTtcagtgatcaagtttatcaTCCAAATGTCGATATTAATGGTTTTGTCTGCATATCGATATTGCATCCACCATCGGACGGAGTGTCGCTAAGTGGCGAATTACCAAGCGAACGTTGGAGTCCTGTCCAGAATGCCCGTTCGATCCTCTTGTCGATTGTATCGTTGCTAGACGATCCCAATGAATTGTGTCCGGCCAACACTGAGGCGGCTGATACGTATCGTCGCTGGCGTGATCCGAAGATTATGGATATGACTTATCCGAATAAAGTGCGCCAATTGGCGATCGAGAGCAATGCTAAGGCCTTACGTATGGGTATAATTGTGCCGACAAAATTAGAGGATTATTGCCTAAAAGCACCAATTGAGCCGGAGCTAAACGACGTACTAAATGATACACTTTTTAATGATTATGATGAAGACGATTCTAGCAATGAGGATGAGTATAGTGATGATGACTACGCTGAAGATGGTGATGGTTATAATGATAGCAATGGTGATGGGGATGGTGAGGAAGgcgatgatgataatgatgggGATGGTGATGGGGATGGTGAGGAAGGTGATGCTGAGGAAGAAGATAATGAAGAGGATGATGAAGATGACGATACTTCTATTGATATTGATGATCATGAGTCGGATACCAACGATTCTTAG